A DNA window from Abditibacteriota bacterium contains the following coding sequences:
- a CDS encoding helix-turn-helix transcriptional regulator — protein sequence MEENRVKKMMSDNLKIYYKRSGLERGEFAKRIGFTEQGVSKWLKDNACSPPDVANLDKIADALGVTVKDFFEERPAPMHPADKMELKRIETMIRDQPDAKWIVTHMLEYSKTELFAFRQIVEGMEDLRKTHKKK from the coding sequence ATGGAAGAAAACAGAGTAAAGAAAATGATGTCCGATAACTTGAAGATATACTATAAACGCTCGGGGCTTGAGCGTGGTGAGTTTGCAAAACGTATCGGATTTACAGAACAGGGTGTAAGTAAATGGCTTAAGGATAATGCTTGCAGCCCTCCTGATGTGGCAAATCTTGATAAGATCGCTGACGCATTGGGTGTTACCGTTAAGGATTTCTTTGAGGAACGACCTGCCCCGATGCATCCAGCGGATAAAATGGAACTTAAAAGAATTGAAACTATGATACGTGATCAGCCAGATGCTAAATGGATCGTCACCCATATGCTTGAGTATTCCAAGACGGAACTCTTTGCTTTCCGGCAGATAGTTGAGGGCATGGAGGACTTAAGAAAAACTCATAAAAAGAAATAA